The proteins below come from a single Leifsonia sp. 1010 genomic window:
- a CDS encoding pentapeptide repeat-containing protein, with protein sequence MTDAEDTIAGEDWYGRELDSVEYTGVVFDDVDFTELRSSGATFTECVFRRVRFNVSEHDDSAFVNCRFEFCNFFDASFRRCKVTGSSFSGCEFSLLKVDRGNWSFVSLRRAELRGASFEGVRLREADLSEARCQEARFEGCDLSAATLTGADLTAASIAGSDLTGVDPSEVVLRGTVIDERQAVVLAEALGMVVVPTARA encoded by the coding sequence ATGACGGACGCCGAGGACACCATCGCGGGCGAGGACTGGTACGGGCGCGAGCTCGACTCGGTCGAGTACACCGGGGTCGTGTTCGACGACGTCGACTTCACCGAGCTGCGCAGCTCGGGGGCGACCTTCACCGAGTGCGTGTTCCGCAGGGTCCGCTTCAACGTGAGCGAGCACGACGATTCCGCCTTCGTGAACTGCCGGTTCGAGTTCTGCAACTTCTTCGACGCGAGCTTCCGGCGGTGCAAGGTGACCGGCAGCTCGTTCTCCGGCTGCGAGTTCTCGCTGCTGAAGGTCGACCGCGGCAATTGGTCGTTCGTGAGCCTCCGGCGCGCCGAGCTGCGGGGTGCGTCGTTCGAGGGCGTCCGGCTGCGCGAGGCCGACCTCTCCGAGGCGCGCTGTCAGGAGGCGCGGTTCGAGGGATGCGACCTCAGCGCCGCGACGCTGACCGGCGCCGATCTCACCGCGGCGAGCATCGCGGGCAGCGACCTGACCGGCGTCGACCCGTCGGAGGTCGTGCTGCGCGGCACGGTCATCGACGAGCGTCAGGCGGTCGTCCTGGCCGAGGCGCTCGGGATGGTCGTCGTGCCGACCGCTCGCGCCTAG
- a CDS encoding LacI family DNA-binding transcriptional regulator, with translation MARRAGVSIATASRAFGEPDRLAAATRDRVLQAANALGYDSPQAATATRSFGVVVPDVANPVYATLLKAIHSQAWHGRHRTVLFDTDEDRWREREQIEQARKLDGMLLCSPRLPDDDVLALAGDTPFVIVNRYIEGAPCVLMDMENGPQQAVEHLAALGHTHIAYAAGPLGSWADGRRAATITKACERFGIRLTHLSHQAASIEGGRAAAAPVIASGATAVIAYNDLVALGLEAGMSEMGRSCPADISIIGIDDIDMASAVNPGLTTVKMPIERCGALAVELLLQVMAGATVAEAATLGSQLIVRGTTAAPSR, from the coding sequence GTGGCGCGACGCGCGGGCGTCTCGATCGCGACGGCATCCCGGGCCTTCGGAGAACCCGATCGCCTCGCGGCCGCAACCCGGGATCGCGTGCTCCAGGCCGCCAACGCCCTCGGTTACGACAGCCCGCAGGCCGCGACCGCGACCCGCTCGTTCGGCGTCGTCGTACCGGATGTCGCCAACCCGGTCTATGCGACGCTTCTCAAGGCCATCCACTCCCAGGCGTGGCACGGACGCCATCGCACCGTCCTGTTCGACACCGACGAGGACCGCTGGCGCGAGCGCGAGCAGATCGAACAGGCGCGCAAGCTCGACGGCATGCTGCTGTGCTCCCCCCGCCTGCCGGACGACGACGTGCTCGCCCTCGCCGGCGACACGCCCTTCGTCATCGTCAACCGGTACATCGAGGGCGCCCCCTGCGTGCTCATGGACATGGAGAACGGGCCGCAGCAGGCGGTGGAGCACCTCGCCGCGCTCGGACACACACACATCGCGTATGCCGCAGGACCGCTGGGATCCTGGGCCGACGGCCGGCGCGCCGCCACGATCACGAAGGCGTGCGAGCGGTTCGGAATCCGCCTCACGCACTTGAGCCACCAGGCGGCGTCGATCGAAGGCGGCCGGGCCGCGGCCGCGCCCGTGATCGCGAGCGGGGCGACCGCCGTCATCGCCTACAACGACCTCGTCGCGCTCGGCCTGGAGGCCGGCATGTCGGAGATGGGGAGGTCGTGCCCGGCCGACATCAGCATCATCGGAATCGACGACATCGACATGGCGAGCGCGGTGAACCCGGGACTGACGACGGTCAAGATGCCGATCGAGCGGTGCGGAGCGCTGGCGGTCGAGCTCCTGCTGCAGGTCATGGCCGGAGCGACGGTCGCGGAAGCCGCGACGCTCGGCTCGCAGCTCATCGTCCGGGGGACGACGGCCGCTCCCTCACGCTAG
- a CDS encoding mannitol dehydrogenase family protein — protein sequence MNATPQRLSRSHHGTVSVPAAPARAGIVHLGLGNFHRAHQAVYTAAAIAADGGDWGIVGVASRSRTVVDAMRAQDLLSSVATISPEGTSLSVPGVHTDVFVAADDPQRVVESIAEPGTRIVTLTVTENGYSFSPATGRLDTSDQTVAADLRGGHPRSTIGQLARGIQRRAAASGAPLTVLSCDNLAANGARTKALVREFLEALPAAEGAEALAFLESSVSFPSSMVDRIVPSTTPALRGQVSSLLGAWDEIPVPAEPFTMWAIEDDFAAGRPAWEAGGAVLSSEVGRYEDMKVRLLNGTHSLIAYLGALQNVETIPDAVGRPAIERAARAVLAHEYTPSIRVPSGVDIAEYERQLFLRWGNTALGHKTSQVGTDGSVKLRQRIPAPALRLLDRGEMPHMIALTVAAYLSCIAPRPGFDPGPFAAAMKDAARERLVPLAGSARTGADLAEASITELQLFGADLADRPAFIDRVGDLVDTITRDGVAAAITESTTAAETDIRSRASEVPA from the coding sequence GTGAACGCCACCCCGCAGCGTCTGTCGCGGTCGCACCACGGCACCGTCTCGGTGCCCGCGGCGCCTGCTCGCGCCGGGATCGTCCATCTCGGACTCGGCAACTTCCATCGCGCACATCAGGCGGTCTACACGGCTGCAGCCATTGCGGCCGATGGCGGCGACTGGGGCATCGTCGGGGTCGCGTCGCGATCGCGGACCGTCGTCGACGCGATGCGCGCACAGGACCTGCTCTCCTCCGTCGCGACGATCTCGCCCGAAGGGACGTCGCTGAGCGTTCCGGGCGTGCACACCGACGTCTTCGTCGCCGCGGACGACCCCCAGCGCGTCGTCGAGAGCATCGCCGAGCCCGGCACCCGGATCGTCACGCTCACCGTCACCGAGAACGGCTACAGCTTCTCGCCGGCCACGGGCCGCCTCGACACCTCTGACCAGACGGTCGCCGCCGACCTGCGAGGGGGTCACCCTCGCTCGACCATCGGGCAGCTCGCGCGCGGCATCCAGCGGCGGGCCGCGGCATCCGGAGCACCTCTCACGGTGCTCAGCTGCGACAATCTCGCCGCCAACGGCGCCCGCACGAAGGCTCTCGTCCGCGAGTTCCTGGAGGCGCTGCCCGCCGCCGAGGGCGCCGAAGCGCTCGCGTTCCTCGAGTCGTCGGTGTCGTTCCCCTCGAGCATGGTCGACCGCATCGTCCCGTCGACGACGCCGGCGCTCCGCGGCCAGGTGTCGTCGCTGCTCGGAGCGTGGGATGAGATCCCCGTCCCCGCCGAGCCCTTCACGATGTGGGCGATCGAGGACGACTTCGCCGCCGGCCGGCCCGCGTGGGAGGCCGGGGGAGCGGTCTTGAGTTCGGAGGTCGGCCGCTACGAGGACATGAAGGTGCGGCTCCTCAACGGAACGCACTCCCTCATCGCGTACCTGGGCGCACTGCAGAACGTCGAGACGATCCCGGATGCCGTCGGCCGGCCGGCGATCGAGCGCGCCGCGCGCGCCGTGCTCGCCCACGAGTACACGCCGTCCATCCGGGTCCCGTCGGGTGTCGACATCGCCGAGTACGAGCGCCAGCTGTTCCTCCGCTGGGGCAACACGGCGCTCGGCCACAAGACGAGCCAGGTGGGCACGGACGGCTCCGTCAAGCTGAGGCAGCGCATCCCCGCGCCGGCGCTCCGCCTGCTCGACCGCGGCGAGATGCCCCACATGATCGCCCTCACCGTCGCGGCCTACCTCTCCTGCATCGCGCCCCGGCCCGGATTCGATCCCGGCCCCTTCGCCGCCGCGATGAAGGATGCCGCCCGCGAGCGGCTGGTCCCCCTCGCGGGGTCGGCCCGCACCGGTGCCGACCTCGCCGAGGCATCGATCACGGAGCTCCAGCTCTTCGGTGCCGACCTCGCCGACCGTCCGGCGTTCATCGACCGGGTCGGCGACCTCGTCGACACCATCACGCGCGACGGCGTCGCGGCGGCGATCACGGAGAGCACCACGGCGGCAGAGACCGACATCAGGTCACGAGCATCGGAGGTCCCGGCATGA
- a CDS encoding L-idonate 5-dehydrogenase — protein sequence MSTVNPAHDHEEGATMKALAIHGREDIRWEDREVPQPASGEVRLRVHYVGICGSDLHYYFHGANGEYTIREPLTPGHELSAVVDLDPSGRLAEGTPVTVHPARYGAEVPGLEDRPHLRPGGDYFGSAATMPHRQGGAAEYLIVEEQMIRVLPDGLPLERAALAEPLAVALHAVHLAGDITGKRVLVIGAGPIGLLVVSAAAHAGAATVGASDVRTEPLDRAAALGASELVLVGRDSIADESYDVVFECSGVPVSVTQAVRAARRAGTVVQVGMLADAEIGVNLAPMLAKELTLRGAFRFSTEIDDAVAMLAESDALDSVISHTIDAAEAVDAFRIARDSSASAKVLLRL from the coding sequence ATGAGCACGGTGAACCCGGCCCACGATCACGAGGAGGGCGCGACGATGAAGGCGCTCGCCATCCACGGCAGAGAAGACATCCGCTGGGAGGACCGGGAGGTGCCGCAGCCCGCGTCGGGCGAGGTGCGGCTCCGCGTCCACTACGTCGGCATCTGCGGTTCCGACCTGCACTACTACTTCCACGGCGCGAACGGCGAGTACACCATCCGGGAGCCGTTGACCCCGGGCCATGAGCTCTCCGCCGTCGTCGACCTCGACCCGTCGGGACGCCTCGCCGAAGGGACGCCCGTGACGGTTCACCCGGCGCGTTACGGCGCCGAGGTGCCCGGCCTCGAGGACAGGCCGCACCTGCGGCCCGGCGGCGACTACTTCGGCAGCGCCGCCACCATGCCGCATCGCCAGGGCGGCGCCGCGGAGTACCTGATCGTCGAAGAGCAGATGATCCGTGTGCTCCCGGACGGCCTCCCACTGGAGCGCGCAGCCCTGGCCGAGCCGCTCGCGGTCGCCCTCCACGCCGTGCACCTGGCGGGCGACATCACGGGCAAGCGCGTGCTCGTCATCGGCGCGGGCCCCATCGGGCTTCTCGTCGTCTCGGCGGCCGCGCACGCCGGGGCCGCCACCGTCGGAGCGAGCGACGTGCGCACCGAGCCGCTCGATCGCGCGGCGGCGCTGGGCGCGAGCGAGCTCGTGCTCGTCGGCCGCGACTCCATCGCGGACGAGTCGTACGATGTCGTCTTCGAGTGCTCCGGCGTCCCCGTCTCGGTCACCCAGGCCGTCCGGGCGGCCCGCCGGGCCGGAACGGTCGTGCAGGTCGGGATGCTCGCCGACGCCGAGATCGGCGTCAATCTCGCGCCGATGCTCGCCAAGGAGCTGACCCTCCGCGGCGCATTCCGCTTCTCGACCGAGATCGACGACGCCGTCGCGATGCTCGCCGAGTCGGACGCCCTCGACTCCGTCATCTCCCACACCATCGACGCCGCCGAGGCCGTCGACGCCTTCCGGATCGCTCGCGACTCGTCCGCGTCGGCCAAGGTCCTCCTGCGGCTCTGA
- a CDS encoding MFS transporter encodes MSTSNVPGVDASAPPQTVQRSTGDLVRAAVSGWLGTALEFMDFQLYSLAAALVFSQLFFAGEEPGMAVVLAMATYGVGYIARPLGAWYFGRMGDKVGRRKVLFYTILLMGLATTLIGFLPTYAQAGILAPIMLVVLRLAQGFGAGAEISGAGVMLAEYAPARRRGIIASLVALGTNCGTLFASAIWALLLAVMMEDDVIAWGWRIPFIASSIVMVFAVWVRFRLKESPVFEERTDVVDGKALSRDEMVDLATKSNDLRSLEALRKKPVKATLVSFFLRFGQAGNSGLIQTYMISFITITLAVQKGVGPEIVIVSSLIGFGTIPLVGWLGDLFGRRRMYIIMTSLSLVLIIPTMLAINTKEVGWIFVGYAVIHNVSVLGLASMENISLPEIFGARNRYTLTAIVREIAAIIATGIGPIIAAAWVAATTGSIIPVMVLLGIYTVCALVAAIVAPEWTGRDLTDPRAAM; translated from the coding sequence ATGAGCACTTCCAACGTCCCCGGTGTGGACGCCTCCGCGCCGCCCCAGACCGTCCAGAGGTCGACGGGCGACCTCGTCCGCGCCGCGGTCTCGGGCTGGCTGGGCACAGCGCTGGAGTTCATGGACTTCCAGCTCTACTCCCTGGCCGCTGCCCTCGTCTTCAGCCAGCTCTTCTTCGCCGGGGAGGAGCCGGGCATGGCCGTCGTCCTCGCCATGGCGACCTACGGCGTCGGCTACATCGCCCGCCCGCTCGGCGCCTGGTACTTCGGCCGGATGGGCGACAAGGTCGGTCGCCGCAAGGTCCTGTTCTACACGATCCTGCTCATGGGCCTAGCGACGACGCTCATCGGCTTCCTCCCCACCTACGCACAGGCCGGCATCCTCGCGCCGATCATGCTCGTCGTGCTGCGTCTCGCGCAGGGCTTCGGCGCCGGCGCGGAGATCTCGGGTGCCGGCGTCATGCTCGCCGAGTACGCTCCCGCCCGTCGCCGCGGCATCATCGCCTCCCTCGTCGCGCTCGGCACCAACTGCGGAACGCTCTTCGCCTCGGCGATCTGGGCTCTCCTCCTCGCCGTCATGATGGAGGACGACGTCATCGCCTGGGGATGGCGGATCCCGTTCATCGCGAGCTCCATCGTCATGGTGTTCGCCGTCTGGGTGCGCTTCCGCCTCAAGGAGAGCCCCGTCTTCGAGGAGCGCACCGACGTCGTCGACGGCAAGGCGCTGTCGCGTGACGAGATGGTCGACCTCGCGACGAAGAGCAACGACCTCCGTTCGCTCGAGGCGCTGCGGAAGAAGCCCGTCAAGGCGACGCTCGTCTCCTTCTTCCTCCGCTTCGGCCAGGCCGGCAACTCGGGCCTCATCCAGACCTACATGATCTCCTTCATCACGATCACGCTCGCCGTCCAGAAGGGCGTCGGCCCCGAGATCGTGATCGTCTCCTCGCTCATCGGCTTCGGGACGATCCCGCTCGTCGGCTGGCTCGGCGACCTGTTCGGCCGCCGGCGGATGTACATCATCATGACGTCGCTCTCGCTCGTGCTGATCATCCCGACGATGCTCGCGATCAACACGAAGGAGGTCGGCTGGATCTTCGTCGGCTACGCCGTGATCCACAACGTCTCGGTTCTCGGCCTCGCCTCCATGGAGAACATCTCGCTCCCCGAGATCTTCGGGGCGCGGAACCGCTACACGCTGACAGCCATCGTCCGCGAGATCGCCGCCATCATCGCCACCGGCATCGGCCCGATCATCGCCGCCGCCTGGGTCGCAGCGACGACCGGCAGCATCATCCCGGTCATGGTCCTGCTCGGCATCTACACCGTGTGCGCGCTGGTCGCCGCTATCGTGGCGCCCGAATGGACGGGGCGCGACCTCACCGACCCGCGCGCCGCGATGTGA
- the manD gene encoding D-mannonate dehydratase ManD gives MTIDRVDTIITSPGRNFVTLKITTSDGIVGWGDATLNGRELSVASYLEDHVASTLIGRDEDRIEDTWQYLYRGPYWRRGPVTMAAIAAVDMALWDIKAKKAGMPLYQLLGGASRSGVRVYAHASGTDYEALANAITGYRELGFTAVRVQTGVPGLGQIYGVSAAGPGVRYDYEPAKRAENGRPSEETWDTRNYLNHMPGIFARIREDFGTDLRILHDGHHRMTPIEAARFAKEIEPYDLFWLEDCTPGEDQTALRLVRQHSTTPLAIGEVFNSVFDYQTLITERLIDYVRSAVTHTGGITAMKKLLDFAAIYGIKSGIHGPTDISPVGMAAALHLDLAIHNFGIQEYMPHNEQTLEVFQTSFTFDRGFLHPGEQPGLGVELDEDAAASFDYAKAYLPVNRLTDGTVHDW, from the coding sequence ATGACCATCGACCGTGTCGACACCATCATCACCAGCCCGGGACGCAACTTCGTCACCCTCAAGATCACGACCTCGGACGGCATCGTCGGCTGGGGGGACGCCACCCTGAACGGTCGCGAGCTGTCGGTCGCCTCCTACCTGGAGGACCACGTCGCCTCCACACTCATCGGCCGCGACGAGGACCGCATCGAGGACACCTGGCAGTACCTCTACCGCGGGCCCTACTGGCGGCGCGGACCGGTCACCATGGCGGCCATCGCCGCCGTCGACATGGCCCTGTGGGACATCAAGGCCAAGAAGGCCGGGATGCCGCTCTACCAGCTGCTCGGCGGTGCGAGCCGCTCGGGCGTCCGCGTCTACGCCCACGCCTCCGGCACAGACTACGAGGCGCTCGCGAACGCGATCACGGGGTACCGCGAGCTCGGCTTCACCGCCGTGCGGGTGCAGACCGGCGTGCCGGGGCTCGGCCAGATCTACGGCGTCTCGGCGGCCGGACCGGGCGTCCGCTACGACTACGAGCCGGCCAAGCGGGCCGAGAACGGCCGTCCGAGCGAAGAGACGTGGGACACCCGCAACTACCTCAACCACATGCCGGGGATCTTCGCCAGGATCCGCGAGGACTTCGGCACCGACCTGCGGATCCTTCACGACGGTCATCATCGGATGACGCCGATCGAGGCCGCGCGCTTCGCGAAGGAGATCGAGCCGTACGACCTGTTCTGGCTCGAGGACTGCACCCCGGGCGAGGACCAGACGGCGCTCCGCCTGGTGCGCCAGCACTCGACGACGCCACTGGCGATCGGCGAGGTCTTCAACTCCGTCTTCGACTATCAGACGCTCATCACCGAGCGCCTCATCGACTACGTCCGCTCCGCCGTCACGCACACCGGCGGCATCACCGCGATGAAGAAGCTCCTCGACTTCGCCGCCATCTACGGCATCAAGTCCGGCATCCACGGCCCGACCGACATCTCGCCCGTCGGGATGGCGGCGGCGCTCCACCTCGACCTCGCGATCCACAACTTCGGCATCCAGGAGTACATGCCGCACAACGAGCAGACGCTGGAGGTGTTCCAGACCTCCTTCACGTTCGACCGCGGATTCCTTCACCCGGGGGAGCAGCCCGGGCTCGGTGTCGAACTCGACGAGGACGCGGCAGCCTCCTTCGACTACGCGAAGGCCTACCTCCCGGTGAACCGGCTCACGGACGGGACCGTCCATGACTGGTGA
- a CDS encoding bifunctional 4-hydroxy-2-oxoglutarate aldolase/2-dehydro-3-deoxy-phosphogluconate aldolase produces the protein MTGDGTRLPLPQKTARSRLIVVARARRAEDYDPVLEALIDAGIRSVELTLTTPGTIEHLPRLVERFGDDADIGIGTVTDTDQLRRAVDAGARYLVTPITRSELVSAAVEAGVPFVPGGFTPTELFASWSAGASAVKVFPAGRLGAGYVKDLRGPFPDIEVVPSGGIGLESAEDWLATGAAAVSVGGPLLGDAFQGGDLGALRERAGAFVAVAAGGRP, from the coding sequence ATGACTGGTGACGGCACGCGGCTTCCACTCCCGCAGAAGACCGCGCGGTCGCGGCTCATCGTCGTCGCGAGAGCACGGCGCGCCGAGGACTACGACCCCGTGCTCGAGGCGCTCATCGATGCCGGCATCCGGAGCGTGGAGCTGACTCTCACGACCCCGGGGACGATCGAGCACCTGCCGCGGCTGGTCGAGCGATTCGGTGACGACGCCGACATCGGCATCGGCACCGTGACCGACACCGACCAGCTCCGGCGCGCGGTGGATGCGGGCGCACGCTACCTCGTCACACCGATCACCCGGTCCGAGCTCGTCTCCGCGGCGGTGGAGGCCGGTGTGCCGTTCGTGCCGGGCGGGTTCACCCCGACGGAGCTGTTCGCCTCGTGGTCGGCCGGGGCGTCAGCCGTCAAGGTGTTCCCGGCCGGACGGCTCGGCGCGGGCTACGTCAAGGATCTGCGGGGACCGTTCCCCGACATCGAGGTGGTGCCCTCCGGGGGCATCGGCCTGGAGAGCGCCGAGGACTGGCTCGCAACCGGTGCCGCGGCCGTGAGCGTGGGCGGCCCGCTGCTGGGCGACGCGTTCCAGGGCGGCGACCTCGGCGCCCTGCGCGAGCGGGCCGGCGCGTTCGTCGCTGTCGCCGCGGGCGGCAGGCCATGA
- a CDS encoding sugar kinase, whose protein sequence is MTTVSGRRRVATLGETMALVRSRDIGSLRHASDLALGIGGAESNVAIALSRLGLDVSWLGRVGDDSLGERVVREIRAEGVDARAVIDAGAPTGLMLKERPRPTSTRVLYYRSGSAGSRLVPSDLPDGWIEQADLLHLTGITALISKSARETLSVAIDRAHAAGATVTFDINYRSSLASPAVAGPWLRELAERADIVFGGPEEFELLYPGTDAAVACARLLEHRPAEVVLKRGADGATTVLATRVVEAPGLVIEVVDTVGAGDAFVAGYLSGVLDGSDLPARLHRANVCGAMLCMTPGDWESSPTLRDIEQFTAASDRDPVLR, encoded by the coding sequence ATGACCACCGTCTCCGGCCGCCGACGGGTCGCGACGCTCGGCGAGACGATGGCTCTCGTGCGCAGCCGTGACATCGGCAGCCTCCGGCATGCGTCCGACCTCGCTCTCGGCATCGGCGGTGCCGAGAGCAACGTCGCGATCGCCCTGAGCCGGCTCGGGCTCGACGTCAGCTGGCTCGGTCGCGTCGGCGACGATTCTCTGGGGGAGCGCGTGGTGCGCGAGATCCGCGCCGAGGGGGTCGACGCGCGCGCCGTCATCGATGCGGGCGCGCCGACGGGGCTCATGCTCAAGGAGCGCCCCCGCCCGACGTCGACCCGTGTCCTGTACTACCGGTCCGGTTCGGCCGGGTCGCGGCTGGTTCCCTCCGACCTGCCCGACGGCTGGATCGAACAGGCCGACCTGCTGCACCTCACCGGGATCACGGCCCTCATCTCCAAGTCGGCCCGCGAGACCCTCTCGGTCGCGATCGACCGCGCGCACGCGGCCGGTGCAACTGTCACCTTCGACATCAACTACCGATCGTCTCTCGCGTCGCCGGCCGTCGCCGGGCCGTGGCTCCGGGAGCTGGCCGAACGCGCGGACATCGTGTTCGGCGGGCCGGAGGAGTTCGAACTGCTCTACCCGGGCACGGACGCCGCGGTCGCGTGCGCGCGGCTCCTCGAGCATCGGCCCGCCGAGGTCGTGCTCAAGCGCGGCGCCGACGGCGCGACGACCGTGCTCGCGACGCGAGTGGTCGAGGCCCCGGGTCTCGTCATCGAGGTCGTCGACACGGTCGGGGCCGGCGACGCGTTCGTCGCCGGGTACCTCAGCGGCGTCCTGGACGGTTCCGACCTCCCGGCGCGCCTGCATCGCGCCAATGTGTGCGGAGCGATGCTCTGCATGACGCCCGGCGACTGGGAGTCGAGCCCCACGCTGCGAGACATCGAACAGTTCACCGCCGCTTCGGACCGCGACCCCGTCCTGCGCTGA
- a CDS encoding TetR/AcrR family transcriptional regulator — protein MSYSENVSRRTGRPRDDSRESHILAVVNALLAERGYDGVSFEEVARRAGASKPTLYRRWANKREMVVAALKVGPARRDDADAIDTGSLRGDLLALCRRLLTTLRSADGQTALALLQAGFEDPELGETIEQTVGPTGARLPADVVAAAVRRGELPEGVDPFPFEEVTGSVLLLRRLNGLAVTDGYLEALVDTILIPALRATAAGTRALPAGIFSGHPATVDD, from the coding sequence GTGTCGTATTCAGAGAATGTCTCCCGCCGAACGGGCCGCCCGCGGGACGACAGCCGCGAGTCCCACATCCTCGCCGTCGTCAACGCGCTCCTCGCCGAGCGCGGTTACGACGGCGTCTCGTTCGAGGAGGTCGCCCGCCGGGCCGGTGCCTCCAAGCCGACGCTGTACCGCCGCTGGGCGAACAAGCGCGAGATGGTCGTCGCCGCACTGAAGGTCGGTCCGGCCCGGCGGGACGACGCCGACGCGATCGACACGGGATCGCTGCGTGGCGACCTGCTGGCGCTGTGCCGGCGCCTGCTCACCACCCTCCGCTCGGCCGACGGTCAGACCGCGCTCGCGCTCCTGCAGGCCGGGTTCGAGGACCCGGAGCTCGGCGAGACGATCGAGCAGACGGTCGGCCCGACCGGCGCGCGCCTTCCGGCGGACGTCGTCGCGGCCGCGGTCCGCCGGGGTGAGCTGCCCGAGGGCGTCGACCCCTTCCCGTTCGAGGAGGTCACCGGCTCCGTGCTCCTGCTCCGCCGCCTCAACGGCCTCGCCGTCACCGACGGCTACCTGGAGGCGCTGGTCGACACCATCCTCATCCCCGCGCTCCGGGCGACGGCAGCCGGCACACGCGCTCTTCCCGCGGGCATCTTCTCCGGTCACCCGGCGACCGTCGACGACTGA
- a CDS encoding alpha/beta hydrolase, with protein MATIDGFSYQTIPGSDGTPLHVAVGGTGPAVVLLHGFPQTHYMWREVARRLADDHTVIVPDLRGYGESGKPAEGGPDTYSKRTMGDDVVAVASALGHERFGLVGHDRGALVGVRAALDHPERVPYLGILDVLPTLDTWEVLHGVDAKIAWHLYLMAQPVGLPERMIAAVADDFFASFLDAWDTDGTTFTPEVRRYYIDSSVAAVPSIVADYRASAGIDLDLDRADRAAGRRLAMPVGVLSQDWGSQLGFDPRAIWGAWSDDLVYEPIDAGHFMAEEKPDDVAGFIRSLAARARS; from the coding sequence ATGGCCACGATCGACGGCTTCAGCTACCAGACCATCCCCGGCAGCGACGGGACTCCGCTCCACGTCGCGGTCGGCGGGACCGGCCCGGCGGTGGTGCTGCTTCACGGCTTCCCGCAGACCCACTACATGTGGCGCGAGGTCGCCCGGCGGCTCGCCGACGATCACACCGTGATCGTCCCCGACCTGCGCGGCTACGGCGAGAGCGGCAAGCCGGCGGAGGGCGGCCCGGACACCTACTCCAAGCGCACGATGGGCGACGACGTCGTAGCGGTCGCGTCCGCCCTCGGACACGAACGTTTCGGGCTCGTCGGCCATGACCGCGGAGCGCTCGTCGGCGTCCGCGCCGCGCTCGACCACCCGGAGCGCGTCCCGTACCTCGGCATCCTGGACGTGCTCCCCACCCTCGACACCTGGGAGGTGCTCCATGGAGTGGATGCGAAGATCGCCTGGCATCTCTACCTGATGGCCCAGCCGGTGGGACTGCCCGAGCGCATGATCGCCGCGGTCGCCGACGACTTCTTCGCCTCGTTCCTCGACGCGTGGGACACCGACGGCACCACGTTCACGCCGGAGGTGCGCAGGTACTACATCGACAGCTCGGTGGCCGCGGTGCCGTCGATCGTCGCCGACTATCGGGCGAGCGCCGGAATCGACCTCGACCTCGACCGCGCCGATCGCGCCGCGGGCCGACGGCTGGCCATGCCCGTCGGAGTCCTCTCGCAGGACTGGGGATCGCAGCTCGGCTTCGACCCGCGCGCGATCTGGGGCGCCTGGTCGGACGACCTGGTCTACGAGCCGATCGACGCCGGCCACTTCATGGCCGAGGAGAAGCCGGATGACGTGGCCGGCTTCATCCGCTCGCTCGCCGCACGCGCCCGCTCCTAG
- a CDS encoding ABC transporter ATP-binding protein yields MYTLTDVTKTYSQSKRQVVALNDVTLEIPDGQLVAIQGPTGGGKSTLLQMLGALDRPTSGSVELGADSLSKQHDGRLAKIRAKEIGFVFQGFNLIPTLTAQENVETALAPLKVSAADRKRRAAEALASVGLADRGNHLPSELSGGQQQRVAIARALVKDPEVLLADEPTGNLDEETRDEIMDLLEGLWRDRGLTVVIVTHDTAVAKRAQRRLHIKHGQVREVD; encoded by the coding sequence ATGTACACCCTGACCGACGTCACCAAGACCTACAGCCAGTCCAAGCGCCAGGTCGTCGCACTCAACGACGTGACCTTGGAGATCCCGGACGGCCAGCTGGTCGCCATCCAGGGCCCGACCGGTGGAGGCAAGTCGACCCTGCTGCAGATGCTCGGGGCCCTCGACCGGCCGACCTCCGGCTCGGTCGAGCTCGGGGCCGACAGCCTCTCGAAGCAGCACGACGGACGGCTCGCGAAGATCCGAGCGAAGGAGATCGGGTTCGTCTTCCAGGGGTTCAACCTCATCCCGACCCTCACGGCTCAGGAGAACGTGGAGACGGCTCTCGCGCCGCTCAAGGTCAGCGCCGCCGACCGCAAGCGCCGCGCGGCGGAAGCCCTCGCGTCGGTCGGGCTCGCCGACCGCGGCAACCACCTGCCGTCGGAGCTCTCCGGCGGCCAGCAGCAGCGTGTCGCGATCGCGCGGGCGCTGGTCAAGGATCCGGAGGTGCTGCTGGCGGACGAGCCGACGGGCAACCTGGACGAGGAGACGCGGGACGAGATCATGGACCTGCTCGAAGGACTGTGGCGCGACCGCGGTCTCACGGTCGTGATCGTGACGCATGACACCGCGGTCGCGAAGCGCGCCCAGCGACGCCTGCACATCAAGCACGGACAGGTGCGCGAGGTCGACTGA